ACGGATACGAGATACGCTGCTGGAACTTGGCCCGGCATTCATAAAGGTCGGACAGGTTCTCTCGACGCGCCCCGACATCGTCCCGCCGACGTACGCGACAGTGTTCGGTACGCTCCAGGACGAGGTGCCGGAGGGGGTCGGTGGCGACCCGCTGACGGTCCTGGAGGAGGAACTCGGCGACGAAATCGACACGATGTCGGCCGACTCCGTCGCCGGCGGGTCGCTGGCGTTCGTCTATGCTGCCTCCTACGACGGGGGCCGCATCGCTTTGAAAGTTCGACGCCCGGGGGTGAAAGCCGTCGTCGAGCGCGACCTCCGCGTTATGGCCGGGTTCGTTCCGCTGATAGCGGCGCTGGCGCCCGAGCGACAACAGTACTCGATCCGCAACGTCGCCGACGACTTCGAGGAGATCATCCTGGACGAACTGGATTTCGAGCGGGAGCGAACGATGATGGCCGAGATCCGGAACAACTTCGCCGACGACGACCGCGTCGTGATCCCGGCTACCCTCGAGGAACTCTCCTCCGACCGAGTGCTCGCGATGGAGTACCGTGCGGGACGAAAAATAACCGACGACGACGCCTTCGATGGAGTCGACGTCGACGCCCCGGAGATGGCCCAGCGGATCGTCGACGTCTATCTCGAGATGGGAGTCGTCGACGGCATCTTCCACGCGGATCCCCATCCGGGAAACCTCGCAGTAACCGACGACGGACGCCTGCTAATCTACGATTTCGGAATGAGCGAGCACTTGCCGCCAACCGTCCAGGAGCACATCGTCGGACTCTACCGGGCGCTGGTCCGGCGCGACGTCGACGGCCTCGTCGACGCGCTCGTCGCCCTGGACGTGCTCGATCCGGGCGTCGACCGCACGGAGGTCGGTCGAATACTTCAGCTCGTCATCGAGAACCTCCAGGGACGCCCCGAGATAACCTGGCGGGCGATACTCACTGAAATGACGTCGATGCTCCGGGATTTCCCGTTTCGCATCCCGCCCGACGTAATGCTACTCATCCGGGTCGGCACCGTAGGCGAGGGGGTCTGTCGCGAGCTCGATCCGGAGTTCGATTTCCTGGAGGCCGTCCGGTCGTTCCTCGTCGAACAGGGGCTCATCGAAACAGAATTTCAGGCGCTGCTCGATGAGACCACGAGGGACCTGCAGACGGCTCTCCCGGCGCTGTTGCGAACACCGGCGCGACTCGAACGAACAGTCGAACAACTCGAGCGCGGGGATATCCTCGTGCGCACCGAGGCCGTCGACGACCGCCGTACCGATCCGTACCTGGGGTATGCGGTACTCGCCGGGGCCTTGCTCGTCGCGGGCTCGGTGTTGAGCCTCCAGGAGGGACGGTATGCACTGCTCGCGTTCGCGCTCGCGACGGGGTTCGTCCTCGCGTATCTTCTGGGACGCCATTTTTCGGCGTGATCGCCTCGACTCGATAGCAAGGGGGCAGCCGCGGAACGCGTCGCGATCGAGATCAACGCCCAACCAGAACGTCAACGCCCAGCCCGAACGCCCCGCGTTGGTGGTCTCGACGAACGCCAACACCGCCGACGAACTCGCGTACATGCATCTCGGCGTCGCACAGGCTCGTCGCGGCTGGTGTGAGGCGAGCGATGTCCTGAGGTCCGTCGGGCTACTCGAGGTACGCTATCGCCTCCTCGTCGGACACCTGATCGAACCGTCGGTAGAACCCGCCGACTCCAGTGAAATACCCCGGTCTCTCCAGACAGACCACCTCGTCGGTAATCTTCGCTAGTTCCTCGATCGTCTCGGGAGGACCGACCGGAACGGCGAGAACGATCCGTTCGGCCCCCGCGTTGTGCAGTTGTTCGATACACGCACGGGCGGTCGAGCCCGTTGCTACCCCGTCGTCTACCAGGACGACCCGCTTTCCGGCAACCTCGGGTTCGGGCCCGCCCTCGCGGTATCGCTCGGCTTTTCGCCGCGCGTTCTCCGCTTCCTCGTCCCGCTTTCGCCGGAAGTACTCCTCGTCGACCGGGCGCCTCCGGAACGCCTCCTCGTTGCGCCAGACGCTTCCGTCGCTCGCGACCGCCCCGATGGCGTACTCGGGGTTCCCGGGTGCGCCGATCTTCTTGGCGACGACGACGTCGAGCGGCACTCCCAGTTCGTCGGCGACTGGCCGCCCCAGCGGCAAGCCTCCCCGCGGGATTGCGAGCACCAGGTCGGCCTCGACGTCCCGCTCGCGAAGTTCCGCCGCGAGACGCTCGCCCGCATCCGTTCGATCGTGGAATGGAGTCTGCCCGGACATATCCATTAGTTTGTTCCGTGACACCGTGTATTGATCGAAGGTTCCCGACGAGCGGGAAAACGTTCTGTTTTCTGCGAGCTTGCGGCCGCGAGGTCCCTCAGGCCAGCGGGAGCCGGGCGTCCCGAGCACCGCCGGAAACCCGTCGGCCTGACCCGCCGTTCCCGACGTCGATTAATGATTATTGTAGCGATTTACCGGTCGATCGGCCATCCGGCCCGCCGATCGTCCGGTTACGGCCTAGAATAATCATTAGATGACGTTCACTCCTCGTTGCCGACGTCGATGACGCCGTGTTGCTCGAAGTAGAGTCGAAGTTTCCGAATCGACGTGACGACCTCGTCGGCGTACTCTTCCACGAGCGGTTCCGGCTGGAACCCGATCGCTGTTCCGGCGGCCCGTAGCATCGGCAGGTCCATCGCGCCGTTGCCGACCGCGATGACCTCCCCCGCGTCGACGCCCTCGGCGGCGGCCAGCTCCTGGAGGGCCCGATCCTTGCCCGCGTCGACGAGCAGTCCCTCGATTTCGCCAGTGAGCGCGCCGTTTTCCATCGGCAACTCGTTCGCGACGAGGTGATCGACCGCGACACCGGCCCGTTCGAGCGCGGCCTCGACGCCGTCCTCGGGTGCACCGGTGACGATAGCGACAGTCACCCCCGACCGTCTGAGGGCGGTTATCAGTTCGGCGGCACCCTCCCGTAGTTTGCACCGCTCGAAGGCCGCCTCCACCTCGCGTTCGGGCATCCCCTCGAGGAGGGCGGCCCGCTGTCGAAGGGACCGTTCGAACTCCACCTCGCCGCGGAGTCCCTGCTCCGTCAAGCCCCGGATCTCGGAACCGACGCCGTATTCGCGTCCGAGCAGTACGGTGGCGTCCGTTTCAGAGAGCGTCCCGTCGAAGTCGAAAACCACGAAGCTCATATTCCATTCTACGACCCCGGATGACATAACTTGAGGGTGATGACACGGCGGTGTGCGCGTGACCGGCTCGAAACCCGCCGACACCGATCCCGTTCTCAGCCTGCAAGAACCCACACCTAAATTAATGATAGTCCCGGTGAATCTATCAATTGTATGAACTTCGATGAATTCACCGGGACCGTACAGCACAGACTCGAACTTCCGGACAGCGGACGGGCGGTGCGCGCGATCCGGGCGACCCTGATGACGCTGGGTTCCCGGATCCCCGAAGAGAACGCCGAGGATCTGGCGGCCTCGCTGCCGATGGAGATCAAGTGGTACCTGACCGGCGCGGTCGAAGAGCACGGCCAGCGGTTCGACTGGCGCGAGTTCATCGACCGGGTAAGCGAAATAGAAAACGCCGATCCGCCAGACGCCGCCCACCACGCCAGGATCGTTATCGACCTCGTCCACTCGGAGGTGCCGGAATCCGACTTCCGACAGCTCCGGGATATGCTGCCGGAAAGCGAAGACGACGAGAACTGGCGCAAACTGTTCGAGATCGTCGATGCCGGCGGCTGGAGCGAGGCCCACGAGGCCCAGACCGGGGGGGGCCCGCAGCCCGAGTCAGGTTCCGAGTGATTCGGCGTCCGCCCGGTTCGGCTACTGGATGAGAGTTTATCGACCGATTTGTCGGACGCCGAACGCGAGGACAGATCCGAGTATCGCAATCACTGCGAGCACCACGAACAGCACATTGACGTCGGCGTACGTCAGGACGGTTCCGGCCAGCCCGGCGCCGAGAGCGCCGATCCCGAAGATGGCGAGGTACGTGTAGCCGAACGAGAGTCCCCGCGTCTCTGGTGAGGAGTAACTCGCGACCGTGGCCTGCTGGAGCGGCTGGATCGTAAACAGCGCGACGCCGAGACACAGGGCGATCGCCAGGAACGGGACCACACCGACGGCGACTGCGGGAACTGCTCTCGCGTTTCGACAGCACCTCACTCTCGGCAAAGATGGTGTCGCCGTGATACACCGGCGCATGGTGGCGAACGTCGTCGTATCCCAGGTTCGCGGTCGCATTGATGGAGACGTCGATAACGCTCATCCCGACCGCCAGGGCGATGACGAACGTCCCGTCGACGAGGCGCTCGCCGAACTCGGTTTCGGCGGCGTACGCCTCGTTGAAGTGCATCGGGTTCAAGTTCATCGTCAGGTTCGTCAGCCAGACGTTGTCGGTCTCGGTGACCGTGCGACCGAACGGGTGTTTGTAGACCTCGCCAGCGGTGAAGTCCTCGAAGTAGCGCCCGTGCCAGCCCTCGACGAGCCGTTTCGGCGTCGATTCGGTGTCTGTCGTGTCGTCGGGTTCGTCAGTCACGATCCGACACACGCCGCAACTCGACGTAAGTGTATGGCCGGACGACTACTCTGTTTCGCTCGAACGGTCACTCGACCACCCCACTCGACGGTTCCCAATCAGTCGATTACGGTCCCCTCGTGGAGCTCCGCGTCGCGTTCGAAACGGTCGGCAGAAAGCGGGGAGACGTCGACCGTTTCCGGCGTGTCATCGAGGATCAGTTCTGCGACCACCTGTCCGGTCGCCGGGGCGTGCATGAACCCGTGTCCCGAGAACCCCACGGCGTTTACGAATCCGGGGATCGGTTCCTCGACGATCGGGTGGTGATCCGGCGTCACCGTGTACAGCCCCGCCCAGCCTCGGACGACCGCCGTCTCCGGACCGAAGTAGGTGGCGACGTCGGCGGCGCGCTCCAGCGTGTCGACGGTCCAGTCGGGGTCGTTCGAGGTCCGATACCGATCGGGGTCGTGCTCCGGGTCCCCGTCGGCGTTCCGACCGCCGACGATCGCTGCGCCGTCGGACTCCGGGCGGAAGTGAACGCTTTCGTCCACGTCGACCGTCATCGGGGCGTCCGGTGGGAGTGGCGGCTCCGGCTCCGCAAGGAGCAACTGTCGACGGCGGGGTGACACCGGGAGATCGAGGCCGACCATCTCGGCGATCTCGCCCGCCCACGGCCCCGCGGCGTTGACCACGAAGTCGACCTCGGAGACGCCGTCCTCGGTCTCGATCCGTTCGACCCGGCCGTCGCGGACCTGGAGGTCCGTCACTTCGACGCCGGTGTGGATCTCGGCGCCCGCTTCCCCGGCGCCGCGCAGGAACCCCTGGAGGGCGAGGTGAGGATCCGCGAACCCGTCCGTGGGGCTGTAGGCGGCACCGACGTACCGATCGGCGTAGAGGCCGGGACAGTGCTCGATCGCCTCCGACGGGGAGAGATAGTCGCTGGGGACGCCGAGATCGTTCTGTCTGGCGACGTTCTCCCGGAGGTGCTCGGCGGTCCCTTCGGTTCTCGCGAGAAACAGATACCCCGTTCGGCGGTAGCCGATCTCCACGCCGAACGTTTTCTCGAACGACCCCCAGACGGGCATGCTCTCCCGGGAGAACCGCACGTGTATCGGCGAGGTGAACTGGGCGCGAATCCCCCCGTTCGCCCGACCGGTGCTCCCGCCCCCGATGGAGTCCTTCTCGTAGACGGCGACGGAGACGTCCCGATCGGCCAGGTAGTACGCGCTCGCCAGACCGACGATCCCGCCGCCGACGATCGCAACGCGCATGTCACTGGCAACGTGGTCACATCAGTTAACAGTTGACAGCACAATGGACGAACTGCCGGACGCGTCAGAGCGGGAGAAGACGACTCATACTGATTATTGTAGCGATTTACCGGTCGATCGGCCACCCGGCCCGCCGATCGTCCGGTTACGGCCTAGAATAATCATTATCAGGCCGGCGTCGCGAGCGGGTCGCGCCCACGTTCGAGCCGTTCTTCGGCGTACTCCCGGGCGGCCTGCAGGGGGGTCACGCCACGATCGTCGGCGCGCTCGTACAGCTCGATTAGCCGGTCGCCGATCGCGTCTGCCTTCTCGAAGGCGTCCTCGATCGTGCCATCCACGTGCTCGGTGTGGACGGTGATGAGTCCGCCGGCGTTGATGACGTAATCCGGGGCGTACCGGATCCCGCGGTCCTGGAGCATCTCCGCGTGGTCGCGACGCTTCAGTACGTTGTTCGCTCCGCCGGCCACGATCTCGCAGTTCAGTTGCGGGATCGTGTCGTCGTTCAACACGCCGCCGATCGCACACGGCGCGAACACGTCACACGGCTCCGCGTAGACGTCCTCGGGTGCGACGGTGGCGACGCCGTATTCGTCCGCGAACGACTCCAGCTGGTCGGTGTCGACGTCCGACACCGTCACGTCGGCCCCCCGCTCGAGTAGCCGTTCGGCCAGCCCCGTCCCGACCTTGCCGATGCCCTGGATCGTCACCGAGAGCTCCGACACTGGTCGATCGAGTTCGTATCTCGCGGTCTCCTCGACCCCGCGAAAGACGCCGTAGGCGGTCACCGGCGACGGATCGCCCAGCCCGTCGCTTACACCCACCACGTGGTCGGTATGGTCGGCGATGACGTCCAGGTCTTCGACGCCGGTGTTGATGTCGACCGAGGTGATGTAGCGACCACCGAGCGCGTCGACCGCCTGTCCGTAGGCGGCCATCATCTCCGCAGTCTTCTGTTCCGGGTCGCCAACGATGACGGCCTTGCCTCCCCCGAGGTCCAGGTCGGCGGCCGCCGCCTTGTACGTCATCGCCTTCGAGAGACGCAACACGTCCTGGAGCGCGTCAGCCTCGGTGTCGTACGGAAGCATCCGCGTTCCGCCCAGCGCCGGCCCGAGCGTGGTGTCGTGTACGGCGACGATCGCCTGGAGACCCGTCTCCGGGTCCGAAACGTACGTTACCGCCTCGTGGCCGTAGTCGGTCATCCGGTCGAGAACCATGCCCTTATATTATGAATATTCCTTAAAGAATACTGCGGTTTGGCTGGAGGGACGGTGTTGTCCATCCCGACGTGAACGAGGAACCGGGCGAGGCGGCGAAAGCGAGAAAACAACGGCGCTACAGGCGAGCCCCTACAGAAAGCCGCCGACGTGGACGGCCGCGAGCGCCTCCAGAAATGCGGGAAACCAGAGGCTGAGGAACCAGAGCAGAACGACGACGGTGAACGCCTTCATCAGGAACGTCCGTGGGTCGGATGGAATCATCGTGAACTCGTGTTTCGACTTCTCGAGTGGACCCTACACGGGTATCTCGTAAAGAACTCCCGATTGTTTCCGACCCTCTGAGCAACCAGTCACTGTACTTCGGTGTCGCGGCTCACTCGCTGATGAACTTGTTCCTGTCAGCAAGGTCAAGAAGTATTATGAGTATGTCACGACAATTAGCAGATAGGTTAAGCACCGATGAGCAACACCCATGAACGCAACCAGCAGGTCAACGTTGTCGTCACAGAAGACCAGAAGGCACGGTGGAAACAGCATCTTGATGAAAATGGTGCGGAGTTCCAAAGCCTGTCTCACCTCATCCGACAGGCAGTCGAAAAAGAGGTCAGTAGTAACGAACCTGACACACAAACCCAGTCAGGACCAACCCGAGACAACAGCGAGGTTCTCGAAGCGATTGGGCGTCTCGACGACAAACTGCAGGGCTTCGAGACGAGGCTGGCGAGTATCGAGAACGGCGTTCGTCACGACCCCAACGTAAGAGAAGTCGCAAACCAGCTCTTCGAGCACCTCCCCACGAAGGCAGTGTTCAGATAAGCTGATTCCATGCGAAGGCGAAGGCTCGAAGCCAATCGTCGGCGGTGTCTGCTTCGGCGTTGCTGAAACAGTTTGAGAAACAGATAGTTCGTCGTTTTACCTCTCGAAAGAGACGTTCGACGCTGTTCCGATTTCCATGTTTACCGGAGCTGAAATCGAGGCCGTGCCGGCGGCAGGCGTCTTTCAGTGAGTGGGAGCCATCGACGAGAAGCACGGCGCGTTCGACGTCGTGTTTCTCGCGGAGTTCAGAAAAAATGCGTGAGCAATCGCTTGTTTGTGGTCGCATCAAGCCTTGTGTGGAGCAATTCATTTGTTTCGGGATCGACAGCAGCGTACAGCCAGTACTGCTCATCATTGAGCTGGATCACGGTCTCGTCAACCGCAACGTGACCCGGACTCTGTCCAGATTCGGGCTGTAGATCTGCCTTGTGAACCCAGTTGTGAACAGTAGACCGTGCACGTTCGACACCAAATATTTCAAGAATAGATACAGTATTTGAAAGAGACTGTCCAGCAAGATGCAGCTGAATACTGAGCTTCATCAGAAAACGTGGTGTCGCTTCGCGTTCGACAAACTCTAAGTCGATCTGGTCGATATTACCGCTGAGGCAGTCGTTTTCGGGCATAAGTCACTTTGAAAACGCACCGCCACTTTTCACTCCTTATCTGAACACCACCAGCGTGGGGGGTGTGATGAGTCGCTTACCCCGAACTGCTCATTCCACCATCCAAGACGAGTGATTCCCCGTTGACGTAATCGCTCAGGTCGCTTGCCAGATATAGCGCCGCGTCGGCGACATCGCCCGGCGTTCCTGCACGACCACTCGGAACATTCTCGAGAAACTCATCTTCCGCGTCAGTCCCAAGAATCGGCACATCTTCAGTCGTCATCTTGGTTTCGATGAGTCCCGGATGAATCGCGTTGACTCTGATTCCTTCCGGGCCGAGCGCGTCAGCGGAGGCGTAGGTCATCAGTCGGACTGCGCCCTTACTGGCACAGTAGGAGACGTATGCGCCGGTTCCTTCCAGTCCGGCAACGCTGGAGAGGTTGATAATCGATCCGCCACCGTTGTCGACCATCCGTTTGGCTGCTCGTTGTGTCCCGAAGTAGACTCCTTTCACGTTGATATCCATCAGCCAGTCGAACTCCTCCTCCGAGAGACTCAACATATCTTCGGACCGGAACACGCCGGCGTTGTTAACCATCGTATCGACGCCGCCAAACTCTTCGGCGGCATCCATTGCACTGTCAAGGTCATCGATACTGGTCACGTCACACTCTACGAAGGTTGCACTCGCCTCTGTCTCTTCTTCGACACTTTCGTGTGTCGGCGTTCCGCCTTCACGTGGTTCCACCTGAATATCCGCAACAACAATATCGGCACCGTGTTCCGCGAATCGGTGAGCCATCGCCCGTCCGTTCCCGCTCGCTGCCCCAGTGATTACTGCCGTTTGTCCGCTGAGCATTGCTGTCATTGGCTGAACACCGTTTTGTTATTGGACAAGTACTGGAATAAAGATATGTGTCGGTTTAAAGGTATTTTTCAGTTAAGCTAATTCCATGCGAAGGCGAGCAATCTAAGCCATTCTTCAGCAGTTTCTGCTCTGGTTTTGCTGAAACGGTTTGAGAAACTGGTAGCTCTGCATTTTATGTCACGCAAATTCTGGCTTGTAACAACCCCCACGTGGAGCGTTTGTAGCGACAAAATGGGGCTTTTCGTCTCTGTCCAACGGCTGTCCCTGATTGAGACGTATCTACGTGATTTGCTACGTCAAGAGGCAGAAACGGCCTCTGGATACGGACAAAACCGGAGAGGAGATCGCGGCTAACTCGGTGCCCATTTTACTCAAGCACAGAAGTCACTACTGACCTAGACAAATGTAGAACTCTTCTATATTGTCACTCCGAAATGAACTTGTTGTCCCGCCAGTTCACGCCGCCCTCCCCGTCGCCGCTGCGGGGGCTTTCGACCACTTCCACGCTCGCGGGACGTTCCTCCCCCTCGACGATCCGGGTCGCCTGGAGTTCACCGTCGGACTCGGTGATCGCGGTGAGCGTCCCCTTCTCGGACAACAGCGCGATCTCACGGAGCACCAGGAACATCGGATACTGGAGGGCGGTGTTTTGCAGCACCGTCTCCCGGTCGCCTTTAAAACAGGCGAACTCGACGAGCTCGGAGGGGATCTCCTCTTCCTCCTCGCGGGCCCACTGCGGGCCGCCCGCCCGGGGGGGCTCCTCCTCGTAGACGCGCGTTTCGGTGACGCTCGCCTTCAGCTGTGCCGTCGGCGTGTACTTGCTGATGCTGTCGTCCGCCGAGACGGCCTTCAAAATCAGCGTGTTGTTCCGCCGGGTGATCTCGACGTCTTCCACCTCCGGCGGCAGTTCTGGGTCGTCGTCGAAGAACGATTCGACGTCTTCGAGGGGCAGTTCCAGCGTCGAGTGAAGTCTGAATACGCGGCCTGACATGGATTGAAGCGGTCGTTGATCGATCGGATTCCGGCGTGTCGGGGGCAGCGGTACACCCCGCACGGCGACGGTGTCTACTCCCTAGTACGCACCGAGGGGTTATATGAGCTATCCTTCAGGACGCCCCACAGCTTCGAGGGAAGCGTCACGCGTCCGAAAGCGTCACGCGTCCGAAAGCGTCACGCGTCCGAAAGCGTCACGCGTCCGAAAGCGTCACGCGTCCGAAAGCGTCGACTCGAGTTCGCCCCGTTCGTCGAGCTCTGCGAGCACGTCGCTCCCGCCGACGAACTCGCCGTCGACGAACGTCTGCGGGATCGTCTCCCATCCACTGTGAGATTCGAGAGCCTCCCGGTACTCGGGAAGCGCCGGCAACACATCGACCACCTCGAACTCCTCTGTGTACTGACCGACGAGCTGGAGCGCCCGCTTCGAGTAGCCGCACTGTGGCATCAGTCGGTTCCCCTTGATGAACAGTACGACGTCGTTCTCCTCGATCGCTCTGTCGACTCGCTCGTCGACTTCCGCTTGAGACAGGTTTCCGCCTGGCTGGAACGTCATCGACTTCCGTTAGAAGTTGACAGGGAAATGCGTTCCGCCGCCGAGAGTCGAGATCTGTTATTCGCTGTCGCTCTCGCGGGCGACCTGGACGACGTTCACAAGCGAGTAGACGGGCACGTCATCGATCTCCTCGACGCCCTGTTTGTCGACGAGGACACAGCAGGCGACCGGGGTGCCTCCCTGCGCGCGGACCGCCTCGACCGTCTCTGTGAGCGTCGTCCCGGAGGTGATGGTGTCGTCGACGACGTAACACTCCCGGTCGCGGATCGTCGCGAAGTTCTGGGAGAACCCGCCGCCCTTCTCGGCGATGTCGCCCTCGTCCCACTGGTGTTTCGCCGGCGCGTACGTCCCCAGGTCGGTGTCGAGTTCGCGCGCGACGGTGGTCGCAATCGGCGCACCGGCCTTCTCGATGCCGATCGTGAGATCGACCTCCTCGCCCTGTTTCGAGAGCAGGTCCGCCATCGCCCGGCCGACGTGGGTGAGTCGGGCGGAGTCGCGGCCGATCGCGCTCCAGTCGACGTGGATGTCGGCGGGACGGGCGGTGGCGGGCTCCGGCGTGGATTCAACCCGGTTCGCGCCGCTGCGTTCCACCAGCCAGCTTGCGGTCTCCCGGGAGACGTTCAGTTCGTCTGCGATCTCCCCTTTCGAGAGTCCGCGTTCCGCGAGTTCGGCTGCGCTTTCGATCAGGTCGTCAACGTTCTTCATGAGATGCAAATTCGACGGCTGTTTTTATAGTCGTGTCGTCATCCGCGAACGCCGTCTCGTACTCGTCGAGCCCGTAGACGCCGGTGACAAGCCGGTCGAGGAACGCCTCATCGAGGCCGGCAAGCGTGTCGATCGCCGCCTCGAAGTGGCCGGCGTGGGAGTTCACGCTACCCACGAGCGCCTTGTTGTGGAGGACGAACTCCCGATGGAGCTTCCCCCCGTCGATCTCGAACGACCAGTCCCCGGGGACGCCCAGTAGCGCGCCGACGCCGTTGGGCGCCAGCGCCTCGATCGTCTCGAACGCGTGCGGGGCGTAGCCGGTCGCCTCGTAGATCAGATCCATCGCCTCGTACGCCGCCGGGATCTCCGACACCGGCGTCTCCGTGGAGTTGACGTACGTCGAACCGAGCCACTCGATGATGTCGATCGTCGGATCCGGACGCTCGCGCCGGCCCAGACAGTACGTCCGGTCGTACTCCCGTTCGAACGCCGCCAGGGTGATCAGTCCGAGACTGCCGTTGCCGAGCACGAGCGCCGATTCGGGCTGCCAGTCGAACGCCGACCGCGTGGCCTCGGCGTGTTCGACCGCCTTTTCGGTGATCGAGAGCGGTTCGACCAGAAACCCCCACTCCGCGAGTTCCGGCGGCAGCCGTACCAGATACTCCGCAGGGGAGGTGAAGTACTCCGCCATGAACCCGTGGGCACCGACGATCCCCCGCTCGAGGTACTGTCCCTCGGGCGCCATGTCGGGCTCTCCCCGTTCGAAGTAGTCGTTCGTCCCGTTCGGTGGGCGTCTCACCGTCGGTACGACCAGTTCGCCCTCCTCGAGGGCGGTGCCGTTCGCGTCCTCGACCACGCCGACGGCTTCGTGGCCGAGCACGAGGTGGTCCTCCCCTTCGGGGAAGTCCCCGTGAACCCCCTCGATGACCTCGTGGTCGGTGCCGTCGACGCCGACGCGGAGCGTCCGGACCAGCGCCTCCCCCGTGGACGGTTCCGGACGGGGCTTTTCGATGCGCTCAACGGTGGCGTTCCCGCCCTCGCGCCGAACCGCTATGGCTTCCATGTGTCCATGCAAGTGGAGGAGGCACAAAAGATTTATTCTATATCGAGTAAAGACTGCATCCCGGCAGGGGGCGAACGGACCAGAAGC
The Halalkaliarchaeum desulfuricum DNA segment above includes these coding regions:
- a CDS encoding glutaredoxin family protein, giving the protein MTFQPGGNLSQAEVDERVDRAIEENDVVLFIKGNRLMPQCGYSKRALQLVGQYTEEFEVVDVLPALPEYREALESHSGWETIPQTFVDGEFVGGSDVLAELDERGELESTLSDA
- the gfcR gene encoding transcriptional regulator GfcR produces the protein MKNVDDLIESAAELAERGLSKGEIADELNVSRETASWLVERSGANRVESTPEPATARPADIHVDWSAIGRDSARLTHVGRAMADLLSKQGEEVDLTIGIEKAGAPIATTVARELDTDLGTYAPAKHQWDEGDIAEKGGGFSQNFATIRDRECYVVDDTITSGTTLTETVEAVRAQGGTPVACCVLVDKQGVEEIDDVPVYSLVNVVQVARESDSE
- the serB gene encoding phosphoserine phosphatase SerB translates to MSFVVFDFDGTLSETDATVLLGREYGVGSEIRGLTEQGLRGEVEFERSLRQRAALLEGMPEREVEAAFERCKLREGAAELITALRRSGVTVAIVTGAPEDGVEAALERAGVAVDHLVANELPMENGALTGEIEGLLVDAGKDRALQELAAAEGVDAGEVIAVGNGAMDLPMLRAAGTAIGFQPEPLVEEYADEVVTSIRKLRLYFEQHGVIDVGNEE
- a CDS encoding Glu/Leu/Phe/Val family dehydrogenase encodes the protein MVLDRMTDYGHEAVTYVSDPETGLQAIVAVHDTTLGPALGGTRMLPYDTEADALQDVLRLSKAMTYKAAAADLDLGGGKAVIVGDPEQKTAEMMAAYGQAVDALGGRYITSVDINTGVEDLDVIADHTDHVVGVSDGLGDPSPVTAYGVFRGVEETARYELDRPVSELSVTIQGIGKVGTGLAERLLERGADVTVSDVDTDQLESFADEYGVATVAPEDVYAEPCDVFAPCAIGGVLNDDTIPQLNCEIVAGGANNVLKRRDHAEMLQDRGIRYAPDYVINAGGLITVHTEHVDGTIEDAFEKADAIGDRLIELYERADDRGVTPLQAAREYAEERLERGRDPLATPA
- a CDS encoding SDR family oxidoreductase, which encodes MTAMLSGQTAVITGAASGNGRAMAHRFAEHGADIVVADIQVEPREGGTPTHESVEEETEASATFVECDVTSIDDLDSAMDAAEEFGGVDTMVNNAGVFRSEDMLSLSEEEFDWLMDINVKGVYFGTQRAAKRMVDNGGGSIINLSSVAGLEGTGAYVSYCASKGAVRLMTYASADALGPEGIRVNAIHPGLIETKMTTEDVPILGTDAEDEFLENVPSGRAGTPGDVADAALYLASDLSDYVNGESLVLDGGMSSSG
- a CDS encoding DUF7110 family protein, coding for MSGRVFRLHSTLELPLEDVESFFDDDPELPPEVEDVEITRRNNTLILKAVSADDSISKYTPTAQLKASVTETRVYEEEPPRAGGPQWAREEEEEIPSELVEFACFKGDRETVLQNTALQYPMFLVLREIALLSEKGTLTAITESDGELQATRIVEGEERPASVEVVESPRSGDGEGGVNWRDNKFISE
- a CDS encoding MFS transporter → MRPRTWDTTTFATMRRCITATPSLPRVRCCRNARAVPAVAVGVVPFLAIALCLGVALFTIQPLQQATVASYSSPETRGLSFGYTYLAIFGIGALGAGLAGTVLTYADVNVLFVVLAVIAILGSVLAFGVRQIGR
- a CDS encoding ABC1 kinase family protein; this translates as MRGLYYRYLVVLVRFLPFALAFLRDRRRFLLFGPPRRPDEKIHHQRAERIRDTLLELGPAFIKVGQVLSTRPDIVPPTYATVFGTLQDEVPEGVGGDPLTVLEEELGDEIDTMSADSVAGGSLAFVYAASYDGGRIALKVRRPGVKAVVERDLRVMAGFVPLIAALAPERQQYSIRNVADDFEEIILDELDFERERTMMAEIRNNFADDDRVVIPATLEELSSDRVLAMEYRAGRKITDDDAFDGVDVDAPEMAQRIVDVYLEMGVVDGIFHADPHPGNLAVTDDGRLLIYDFGMSEHLPPTVQEHIVGLYRALVRRDVDGLVDALVALDVLDPGVDRTEVGRILQLVIENLQGRPEITWRAILTEMTSMLRDFPFRIPPDVMLLIRVGTVGEGVCRELDPEFDFLEAVRSFLVEQGLIETEFQALLDETTRDLQTALPALLRTPARLERTVEQLERGDILVRTEAVDDRRTDPYLGYAVLAGALLVAGSVLSLQEGRYALLAFALATGFVLAYLLGRHFSA
- a CDS encoding NAD(P)/FAD-dependent oxidoreductase; this translates as MRVAIVGGGIVGLASAYYLADRDVSVAVYEKDSIGGGSTGRANGGIRAQFTSPIHVRFSRESMPVWGSFEKTFGVEIGYRRTGYLFLARTEGTAEHLRENVARQNDLGVPSDYLSPSEAIEHCPGLYADRYVGAAYSPTDGFADPHLALQGFLRGAGEAGAEIHTGVEVTDLQVRDGRVERIETEDGVSEVDFVVNAAGPWAGEIAEMVGLDLPVSPRRRQLLLAEPEPPLPPDAPMTVDVDESVHFRPESDGAAIVGGRNADGDPEHDPDRYRTSNDPDWTVDTLERAADVATYFGPETAVVRGWAGLYTVTPDHHPIVEEPIPGFVNAVGFSGHGFMHAPATGQVVAELILDDTPETVDVSPLSADRFERDAELHEGTVID
- a CDS encoding DUF2267 domain-containing protein, with amino-acid sequence MNFDEFTGTVQHRLELPDSGRAVRAIRATLMTLGSRIPEENAEDLAASLPMEIKWYLTGAVEEHGQRFDWREFIDRVSEIENADPPDAAHHARIVIDLVHSEVPESDFRQLRDMLPESEDDENWRKLFEIVDAGGWSEAHEAQTGGGPQPESGSE
- a CDS encoding phosphoribosyltransferase, with product MSGQTPFHDRTDAGERLAAELRERDVEADLVLAIPRGGLPLGRPVADELGVPLDVVVAKKIGAPGNPEYAIGAVASDGSVWRNEEAFRRRPVDEEYFRRKRDEEAENARRKAERYREGGPEPEVAGKRVVLVDDGVATGSTARACIEQLHNAGAERIVLAVPVGPPETIEELAKITDEVVCLERPGYFTGVGGFYRRFDQVSDEEAIAYLE